A single window of Tiliqua scincoides isolate rTilSci1 chromosome 10, rTilSci1.hap2, whole genome shotgun sequence DNA harbors:
- the SHKBP1 gene encoding SH3KBP1-binding protein 1, which yields MAARAGGGAQLVQLNVGGRRFSTSRQTLTWIPDSFFSSLLSGRISTLKDAAGAIFIDRDPDVFAPILNFLRTRELDARGTDKSVLLHEAQFYGITPLVRRLQLREELDRSSCGSVLFNGYLPAPVFPAKRWNRHSVTGAQLAVRPVSHLERAVVRRSNTMPPNLGNAGLLGRMLEERGPGAGAVNDPGMVRLVCGHHNWIAVAYAQFLVCYRMKETSGWQLAFCSPRLDWVIERVALNARVLGGSLGDSDKMVAAASCSEILLWALQPDGNGTEIGVFHLGVPVEGLFFVGSQLIATSHTGKIGVWNAVTKHWQTQDVAPINSYDAAGSFLLLGCNNGSIYYVDVQKFPLRMKDNDLLVTELYRDPSEDTITALSVYLTPKSSNNGNWIEIAYGTSSGLVRVIVQHPETVGSGPQLFQTFAVHRSPVTKVMLSERHLISVCADNNHVRTWTVTRFRGMISTQPGSTPLASFKILALESVDGLGGCSAGTDIGPFGERDDQQVFLQKVVPDASKLYVRLSSTGKRVCEVCSVDGAPITAFVVQECEGSSRIGSRPRRYLFTGHSNGSLQMWDLTTAMEMVGQAPDTGGLSEEELLQELGHCDLALTHALEMGRAGSVAPMCAASSSHLCREVDGPRERPASGSLPPSCRLSHEQQRRLGGSFVERCQELARSSELAQYESRWPGPSRELGARGGGHLAAAQRPPTPSPASAEPSPPLAPSRVRVKSRLKSLT from the exons ATGGCGGCGAGAGCGGGCGGGGGCGCGCAGCTCGTGCAGCTGAACGTGGGCGGCCGGCG GTTCAGCACCTCCCGCCAGACGCTCACCTGGATCCCGGACTCCTTCTTCTCCAG cctcctgagcggcCGGATCTCCACCCTGAAGGACGCCGCGGGCGCG atcTTCATCGACCGAGACCCCGACGTGTTCGCCCCCATCCTGAACTTCCTCCGCACCAGGGAGCTGGACGCCAG GGGAACCGACAAATCGGTGCTGCTGCACGAAGCGCAGTTCTACGGGATCACGCCGCTCG TCCGCCGCTTGCAGTTGCGTGAGGAGCTTGACCGATCGTCCTGTGGGAGTGTCCTTTTCAATGGCTACCTGCCCGCACCAG TGTTTCCAGCCAAGCGGTGGAACCGCCACAGCGTCACAGGTGCGCAGTTGGCAGTCCGGCCGGTGAGCCACTTGGAGCGGGCCGTTGTGCGCCGGAGCAACACCATGCCGCCTAATCTTGGAAATGCTGGCCTCCTGGGGCGCATGCTGGAGGAGAGGGGTCCAGGGGCAG GAGCTGTAAATGACCCAGGCATGGTGCGCCTTGTGTGTGGGCATCATAACTGGATTGCTGTGGCCTATGCTCAGTTCCTCGTCTGTTACAG GATGAAGGAGACATCTGGGTGGCAGCTGGCCTTCTGCAGCCCCCGGCTTGACTGGGTCATTGAACGGGTGGCCTTGAACGCCCGGGTGCTTGGTGGCTCGCTGGGTGACAGTGATAAAATGGTGGCCGCCGCTTCCTGCAGCGAAATTCTTCTCTGGGCTCTCCAGCCAGATGGGAACGGCACTGAGATTG GTGTGTTCCACTTGGGGGTTCCTGTGGAGGGCCTGTTCTTTGTGGGAAGCCAGCTCATTGCCACCAGCCACACGGGCAAGATTGGCGTCTGGAATGCAGTCACCAAGCactggcag ACTCAGGACGTGGCCCCCATCAACAGCTACGATGCAGCCGGTTCCTTCTTGCTTCTGGGGTGCAACAATGGTTCCATCTATTACGTAG ATGTGCAGAAATTTCCACTGCGCATGAAGGACAATGACCTGCTAGTGACTGAGCTGTACCGTGACCCTTCTGAGGACACCATCACAGCACTCAGCGTCTACCTCACGCCAAAGAGCA GCAATAATGGAAACTGGATTGAGATTGCCTATGGCACCAGTTCGGGGCTGGTCCGAGTGATTGTCCAGCACCCTGAGACGGTGGGCTCCGGGCCCCAGCTCTTCCAGACATTCGCTGTCCACCGCAGCCCCGTCACCAAAGTCATGCTCTCGGAGAGACATCTTATCTCAG TCTGCGCAGACAACAATCATGTCCGGACATGGACAGTGACGCGGTTCCGCGGGATGATCTCCACGCAGCCTGGTTCCACCCCCCTTGCTTCCTTCAAGATCTTGGCGCTGGAGTCAGTGGACGGGCTGGGGGGCTGCAGTGCCGGCACAGATATCG GCCCCTTTGGAGAGCGGGACGACCAGCAGGTCTTCCTTCAGAAGGTGGTACCTGATGCCAGCAAACTGTACGTGCGCCTCTCCTCCACTGGCAAGAG ggtctgCGAGGTCTGCTCTGTGGACGGGGCCCCCATCACTGCCTTCGTGGTGCAGGAGTGCGAGGGGTCCAGCCGCATTGGCTCCCGGCCCCGCCGCTACCTCTTCACCGGCCATAGCAACGGCAGTCTCCAGATGTGGGATCTCACCACTGCCATGGAGATGGTGGGCCAGGCACCAG ACACTGGGGGCCTCTCCGAGGAGGAGCTTCTGCAGGAGCTTGGGCACTGCGACTTGGCCCTGACGCATGCCCTGGAGATGGGCCGGGCTGGCTCCGTCGCCCCCATGTGTGCTGCCAGCAGCAG ccacctgtgcCGAGAGGTTGACGGACCCCGAGAAAGGCCGGCTTCgggctccctgcccccttcctgccgtCTGAGCCACGAGCAGCAGCGGCGCCTGGGGGGGAGCTTCGTTGAACGGTGCCAGGAGCTCGCACGCTCCTCTGAGCTGGCCCAGTATGAGAGCCGGTGGCCCGGCCCCTCCAGGGAACTGGGGGCCAGGGGTGGCGGGCACCTTGCTGCAGCCCAGAGACCGCCCACCCCTAGCCCTGCCTCAGCAGAGCCCAGCCCCCCGTTGGCCCCCTCCAGGGTCCGTGTGAAGAGCAGATTAAAATCCTTGACTTAG